A single window of Nocardioides kongjuensis DNA harbors:
- a CDS encoding TetR family transcriptional regulator, with the protein MKDVTPPKRRYAKRLPVEKRREHLLDAASRVLVREGYEKVTIEAIAREADVTRPVVYAAYDGLEPLLHALLDRTQRRALASALQLMPERTFEGEVDEWILAAAGGLIDVVQREPETWRPVLGLTQNAPAIVRERIESTRELVRGYVADALQVGLERRGGPDVDVDVLAHLVMITAEHFGRLVLDQPEKYGKERLVGALEGLLSATLPPA; encoded by the coding sequence GTGAAGGACGTCACGCCACCCAAGCGCCGCTACGCCAAGCGGCTGCCCGTCGAGAAGCGCCGCGAGCACCTGCTCGACGCCGCCTCGCGGGTGCTGGTGCGCGAGGGCTACGAGAAGGTCACGATCGAGGCGATCGCCCGCGAGGCCGACGTGACCCGGCCGGTCGTCTACGCGGCCTACGACGGTCTCGAGCCGCTCCTGCACGCCCTCCTCGACCGCACCCAGCGCCGGGCGCTGGCCTCCGCGCTGCAGCTGATGCCGGAGCGCACCTTCGAGGGCGAGGTCGACGAGTGGATCCTGGCGGCCGCGGGCGGACTGATCGACGTGGTCCAGCGCGAGCCGGAGACCTGGCGCCCGGTCCTCGGCCTGACCCAGAACGCGCCCGCGATCGTGCGCGAGCGCATCGAGTCGACCCGCGAGCTGGTCCGCGGCTACGTCGCCGACGCGCTGCAGGTCGGCCTCGAGCGCCGCGGCGGGCCCGACGTCGACGTCGACGTGCTCGCCCACCTCGTCATGATCACGGCCGAGCACTTCGGGCGGCTGGTCCTCGACCAGCCGGAGAAGTACGGCAAGGAGCGGCTGGTCGGCGCGCTGGAGGGCCTGCTCAGCGCCACGCTGCCCCCGGCCTGA
- a CDS encoding anti-sigma factor family protein: protein MSCEFAHLDGVYVLGALAAGERAAYERHLPGCAECTRALRDLAGIPGLLGRVQPETVEQLQPAEPVPATLLPAMQAEARRTQGRRRVAVGSFVAAAAVLLVLLAVGIGTTLGDESPRPPQQLAAAQRMDALGTPSSGWVSLTRRGWGTQIDLTCTYEGPVAGPATYVLVVTSTDGRTEQVGTWRTADGQEVHVTMATAVAPDDIASVEVRTASGYSVLRLAE from the coding sequence ATGAGCTGCGAGTTCGCCCACCTCGACGGCGTCTACGTCCTCGGCGCGCTGGCCGCGGGGGAGCGGGCGGCCTACGAGCGCCACCTGCCGGGCTGCGCCGAGTGCACCCGGGCGCTGCGCGACCTGGCCGGGATCCCCGGCCTGCTCGGCCGGGTCCAGCCCGAGACGGTCGAGCAGCTGCAGCCGGCCGAGCCGGTGCCGGCGACGCTGCTGCCCGCGATGCAGGCCGAGGCACGCCGGACGCAGGGCCGGCGCCGGGTCGCGGTCGGCTCGTTCGTCGCGGCGGCCGCGGTGCTGCTGGTGCTGCTCGCGGTCGGGATCGGCACCACCCTGGGGGACGAGAGCCCCCGACCGCCGCAGCAGCTCGCCGCCGCTCAGCGGATGGACGCCCTCGGCACCCCGTCCTCCGGCTGGGTGTCGCTGACCCGGCGCGGCTGGGGCACGCAGATCGACCTGACCTGCACCTACGAGGGGCCGGTCGCGGGCCCGGCGACGTACGTCCTCGTGGTGACCTCGACCGATGGCCGGACCGAGCAGGTCGGCACCTGGCGCACGGCCGACGGCCAGGAGGTCCACGTCACCATGGCGACGGCGGTGGCCCCCGACGACATCGCGTCGGTCGAGGTCCGCACCGCATCGGGCTACTCGGTCCTCCGCCTGGCCGAGTGA
- the ychF gene encoding redox-regulated ATPase YchF, with product MALTIGIVGLPNAGKSTLFNALTKNDVLAANYPFATIEPNVGVVGVPDPRLAQLAEIFGSERQLPATVEFVDIAGIVRGASQGEGLGNKFLAHIRESAAICQVTRVFRDEDVTHVDGEVNPGNDISTIQTELILADLETVEKAVVRLEKEARKVKELAANLEAAKEAKEALEAGTPIIATSIDRTLLRELSLLTAKPFIYVFNCDADELSDDSLKDKMRELVAPAEAIFLDAKFESELIELDEDEAAEFLAEAGVTEPGLEVLARVGFDTLGLQTYLTAGPKESRAWTIPKGATAPEAAGVIHTDFQKGFIKAEVVSFDDLVAAGSMTKAKEAGKVRMEGKDYVMADGDVVEFRFNV from the coding sequence GTGGCACTCACCATCGGCATCGTCGGTCTCCCCAACGCAGGCAAGTCGACGCTCTTCAACGCGTTGACCAAGAACGACGTCCTCGCGGCGAACTACCCGTTCGCCACCATCGAGCCGAACGTGGGTGTCGTCGGCGTGCCCGACCCGCGCCTGGCCCAGCTCGCCGAGATCTTCGGCTCCGAGCGCCAGCTGCCCGCCACCGTCGAGTTCGTCGACATCGCCGGCATCGTCCGCGGCGCCTCCCAGGGTGAGGGTCTCGGCAACAAGTTCCTCGCCCACATCCGCGAGTCCGCCGCCATCTGCCAGGTGACCCGCGTCTTCCGCGACGAGGACGTCACCCACGTCGACGGCGAGGTCAACCCCGGCAACGACATCTCCACCATCCAGACCGAGCTGATCCTCGCCGACCTCGAGACGGTGGAGAAGGCCGTCGTACGCCTGGAGAAGGAGGCGCGCAAGGTCAAGGAGCTCGCCGCCAACCTCGAGGCCGCCAAGGAGGCCAAGGAGGCGCTCGAGGCCGGCACGCCGATCATCGCCACCTCGATCGATCGCACGCTCCTGCGCGAGCTCTCGCTCCTGACCGCCAAGCCGTTCATCTACGTCTTCAACTGCGACGCCGACGAGCTCTCCGACGACTCGCTCAAGGACAAGATGCGTGAGCTCGTGGCCCCTGCCGAGGCGATCTTCCTGGACGCGAAGTTCGAGTCCGAGCTGATCGAGCTCGACGAGGACGAGGCCGCCGAGTTCCTCGCCGAGGCCGGCGTCACCGAGCCGGGCCTGGAGGTGCTGGCCCGTGTCGGCTTCGACACCCTCGGCCTGCAGACCTACCTCACCGCCGGCCCCAAGGAGTCGCGGGCGTGGACCATCCCCAAGGGCGCCACGGCCCCCGAGGCCGCCGGTGTCATCCACACCGACTTCCAGAAGGGCTTCATCAAGGCCGAGGTCGTGTCCTTCGACGACCTCGTCGCCGCCGGGTCGATGACCAAGGCCAAGGAGGCCGGCAAGGTCCGGATGGAGGGCAAGGACTACGTCATGGCCGACGGTGACGTGGTGGAGTTCCGCTTCAACGTGTGA
- a CDS encoding RibD family protein, protein MGQRPYVLLSCCISLDGYLDSAGEERLLLSNDADFDRVDGVRAGCDAILVGAETVRKDDPRLQVRSEERRRRRVAAGLPVGPVKVTLTCRGDLAPDARFFTHGEGEKVVYCPDATVPELESRVGAEAKVVGLGAEVRMEALVADLGSRGVRRLMVEGGGTVHTQFLTAGLADELQLVVAPFFVGDSRARRFVGDGGFPWHAGSRAELVETRAIGDVALLRYALSERFCADG, encoded by the coding sequence ATGGGTCAGCGGCCGTACGTCCTCCTGAGCTGCTGCATCTCCCTCGACGGCTACCTCGACAGTGCCGGCGAGGAGCGGCTGCTGCTGTCGAACGACGCCGACTTCGACCGGGTCGACGGCGTGCGGGCGGGCTGCGACGCGATCCTCGTCGGCGCCGAGACGGTCCGCAAGGACGACCCACGGCTGCAGGTCCGCTCCGAGGAGCGACGTCGGCGCCGGGTCGCGGCCGGCCTGCCCGTCGGCCCGGTCAAGGTGACCCTGACCTGCCGGGGCGACCTCGCCCCGGACGCCCGGTTCTTCACCCACGGCGAGGGCGAGAAGGTCGTCTACTGCCCGGACGCGACGGTCCCCGAGCTCGAGAGCCGGGTCGGTGCCGAGGCCAAGGTGGTGGGCCTGGGGGCCGAGGTGCGGATGGAGGCACTGGTGGCCGACCTCGGCTCGCGCGGCGTACGACGCCTGATGGTCGAGGGCGGCGGGACGGTGCACACCCAGTTCCTCACCGCGGGGCTCGCCGACGAGCTGCAGCTGGTCGTCGCGCCCTTCTTCGTGGGGGACTCGCGGGCCCGCCGGTTCGTCGGCGACGGTGGGTTCCCGTGGCACGCCGGCAGCCGGGCCGAGCTCGTGGAGACGCGGGCGATCGGTGACGTCGCGCTGCTGCGCTACGCGTTGTCGGAGCGGTTCTGCGCCGACGGCTGA
- a CDS encoding M57 family metalloprotease, giving the protein MLSSRVHKISAGVACLVAAFAGATVSTAADADSTGAPTYKEFEASTYVDVDGAYVVNGDEAISTKGDLKKFYERLVGPESSPVDGLIVNTVNGVDDKWSASQVANLTYCVSTKFGTRHDDIVAAMSAGAGLWEAASSKIDFVYVPAQDGKCTTRNNSILFSVEPVATTQYIARAFFPSTPKRQRNVLVDDSIWTSGTWEPGDILGHELGHTLGFRHEHTRPEAGTCFEDNNWRPLTPYDSSSIMHYPQCNGGSADLEFQASDAAGARALYGS; this is encoded by the coding sequence ATGTTGTCTTCCCGGGTCCACAAGATCTCCGCCGGAGTCGCGTGCCTGGTCGCAGCCTTCGCGGGCGCGACCGTGTCGACCGCCGCCGATGCCGACAGCACGGGCGCGCCGACCTACAAGGAGTTCGAGGCCTCGACGTACGTCGACGTCGACGGTGCCTACGTCGTCAACGGCGACGAGGCGATCAGCACCAAGGGCGACCTCAAGAAGTTCTACGAGCGCCTGGTCGGACCGGAGAGCAGCCCGGTCGACGGCCTCATCGTCAACACCGTCAACGGCGTCGACGACAAGTGGAGCGCCTCGCAGGTCGCCAACCTGACCTACTGCGTGAGCACCAAGTTCGGCACCCGCCACGACGACATCGTCGCCGCGATGAGCGCCGGTGCCGGGCTCTGGGAGGCCGCGTCGTCGAAGATCGACTTCGTCTACGTCCCCGCCCAGGACGGCAAGTGCACGACCCGCAACAACTCGATCCTCTTCTCGGTGGAGCCGGTCGCGACCACGCAGTACATCGCGCGCGCGTTCTTCCCGAGCACGCCGAAGCGGCAGCGCAACGTCCTCGTCGACGACTCGATCTGGACCTCCGGCACTTGGGAGCCCGGCGACATCCTCGGCCACGAGCTCGGCCACACGCTCGGCTTCCGGCACGAGCACACCCGGCCGGAGGCCGGCACCTGCTTCGAGGACAACAACTGGCGGCCGCTGACGCCGTACGACTCCTCCTCGATCATGCACTACCCCCAGTGCAACGGCGGCTCGGCCGACCTGGAGTTCCAGGCGTCCGACGCGGCCGGTGCGCGGGCGCTGTACGGCTCCTGA
- a CDS encoding CDP-alcohol phosphatidyltransferase family protein — protein sequence MDPVQLGPADRVTAVRAVLALGVAALTVRGLAEPLSGRLTAVLVTLSAVALVLDAVDGYVARRTGTASAFGARFDMETDAFLIAVLSVHVAPRVGWWVLAIGAMRYAYVLAGWALPWLRRPTPPRYWAKVVAAVQGIVLTVAASALPPDPAVRLAVGAALALLVESFGHDVVWQWRHRDDPEPVTPPPAGLVTTAAVVAVWLALAPPHVADGLSPADFARIPVEGLALAALAVVLPARGRRALAVVLGLVVSALAVLRGLGLGFDTYLGRPFDVLGDWSYLPKGYEVVRDTRGGLLAVLTLAGVLALVTALAVVLTWAVGRAARASAAHPRTTWRSLAALGTVWVVCAAFGGPVDHVAAAGSAGLVVDTVDQVRADRRDTRVFARELATDAYAATPADQLLRGLQGKDVLLVWFESYGRIALEDSWFAPSVVQVLEQGNRELAAAGYHARSAFLTSPTFGAGSWLAHATLQSGAWTDSERRYGQLLGSDRLSLTRAFGSAGWRTVFDVPANTRDWPEGAAYYGFDQLYDSRNVGYRGPAFGYAPMPDQYTLDHLRRAELAPAHRRPVFAEVDLISSHHPWAPVPEEVPWAEVGDGSVYDGMPERGHEGVDGRRHPRTAQADYAATVRYTWRTLVSFLTTYPDPNRLVVVVGDHQPHSYVSGRDPGRDVPITVLAQDPAAIARIDGWGWQPGILPSPDAPVWRMDTVRDRFLAAYAK from the coding sequence ATGGATCCGGTTCAGCTGGGCCCGGCCGACCGGGTGACCGCGGTGCGCGCCGTGCTCGCGCTCGGGGTCGCCGCGCTGACCGTCCGCGGCCTCGCCGAGCCGTTGTCGGGGCGCCTGACGGCCGTCCTGGTCACGCTCAGCGCGGTGGCGCTGGTGCTCGACGCGGTCGACGGGTACGTCGCCCGCCGGACCGGGACGGCGAGTGCGTTCGGGGCGCGCTTCGACATGGAGACCGACGCCTTCCTGATCGCGGTGCTCAGCGTGCACGTGGCACCCCGGGTCGGGTGGTGGGTGCTCGCGATCGGCGCGATGCGCTACGCGTACGTCCTCGCCGGGTGGGCGCTGCCGTGGCTGCGGCGCCCGACCCCGCCGCGGTACTGGGCGAAGGTCGTCGCCGCGGTCCAGGGCATCGTGCTCACCGTCGCGGCGTCCGCCCTGCCGCCCGACCCGGCGGTCCGCCTGGCGGTGGGCGCCGCACTGGCCCTGCTGGTGGAGTCCTTCGGTCACGACGTGGTCTGGCAGTGGCGGCACCGTGACGACCCCGAGCCCGTGACCCCGCCGCCGGCCGGGCTGGTCACCACGGCCGCGGTCGTCGCCGTCTGGCTCGCCCTCGCCCCGCCCCACGTGGCCGACGGGCTCAGCCCCGCCGACTTCGCCCGGATCCCCGTCGAGGGTCTGGCACTGGCGGCGCTCGCCGTGGTGCTGCCGGCCCGCGGACGCCGCGCGCTGGCGGTGGTACTGGGTCTCGTCGTCAGCGCACTGGCGGTCCTGCGGGGCCTGGGCCTCGGCTTCGACACCTACCTCGGCCGGCCCTTCGACGTGCTCGGCGACTGGTCCTACCTGCCCAAGGGGTACGAGGTCGTCCGCGACACCCGGGGCGGGCTGCTCGCGGTGCTCACGCTCGCGGGCGTGCTGGCGTTGGTGACCGCGCTGGCCGTCGTCCTCACCTGGGCGGTGGGGCGGGCCGCCCGGGCCTCGGCCGCCCACCCGCGCACGACCTGGCGCTCGCTGGCCGCCCTCGGCACCGTCTGGGTCGTCTGCGCCGCCTTCGGCGGTCCGGTGGACCACGTGGCGGCCGCCGGGTCCGCCGGCCTGGTCGTCGACACCGTCGACCAGGTCCGCGCCGACCGTCGGGACACCCGGGTCTTCGCCCGCGAGCTCGCCACCGACGCGTACGCCGCGACGCCCGCCGACCAGCTGCTGCGCGGCCTGCAGGGCAAGGACGTGCTGCTCGTCTGGTTCGAGAGCTACGGCCGGATCGCGCTGGAGGACAGCTGGTTCGCCCCGTCGGTCGTGCAGGTCCTCGAGCAGGGCAACCGCGAGCTGGCCGCCGCCGGCTACCACGCGCGCAGCGCGTTCCTGACCTCGCCGACCTTCGGCGCCGGCAGCTGGCTGGCGCACGCGACCCTGCAGTCGGGCGCGTGGACGGACAGCGAGCGCCGCTACGGGCAGCTCCTCGGCAGCGACCGGCTCAGCCTCACCCGGGCGTTCGGCTCGGCCGGCTGGCGCACCGTGTTCGACGTACCGGCCAACACCCGCGACTGGCCCGAGGGTGCGGCGTACTACGGCTTCGACCAGCTCTACGACTCCCGCAACGTCGGCTACCGCGGGCCCGCGTTCGGGTACGCGCCGATGCCCGACCAGTACACGCTCGACCACCTCCGCAGGGCCGAGCTCGCCCCCGCGCACCGGAGGCCGGTGTTCGCCGAGGTGGACCTGATCTCCAGCCACCACCCGTGGGCGCCGGTGCCGGAGGAGGTGCCGTGGGCCGAGGTCGGCGACGGATCGGTGTACGACGGCATGCCGGAGCGCGGCCACGAGGGTGTGGACGGCCGGCGGCACCCGCGCACGGCGCAGGCCGACTACGCCGCCACCGTGCGGTACACGTGGCGCACGCTGGTGTCGTTCCTGACCACCTACCCGGACCCGAACCGGCTGGTCGTGGTCGTCGGTGACCACCAGCCGCACTCGTACGTGAGCGGCCGCGACCCGGGGCGCGACGTACCGATCACGGTGCTCGCGCAGGACCCGGCGGCCATCGCGCGGATCGACGGCTGGGGCTGGCAGCCCGGCATCCTGCCCTCCCCCGACGCGCCCGTGTGGCGGATGGACACCGTGCGCGACCGGTTCCTGGCGGCGTACGCGAAGTGA
- a CDS encoding lysylphosphatidylglycerol synthase domain-containing protein, whose translation MDETSLGPRIRLVAGIAILVVLAVRLGARPFLDGLAHTDPRALAVALVVTAATTACCARRWSLLTTGLGMAIPFREAYRGCYRAQLLNATLPGGVLGDLHRGYRHGRDAGALGRGLRSVVWDRASGQVVQVALAAAAVPLLPPALHGWALAGLAVLVLLGLALLAAAPVRREAGTALHGVWPEVLLLSALAAGGHVLVFLVAARTAGVTASTPHLLALALLVLLASALPLSIAGWGPREGAAAWAFGTAGLGATTGVEVAVVYGVMSLVATLPGILALEGGPAWVSGRTSS comes from the coding sequence ATCGACGAGACGAGCCTCGGGCCGCGGATCCGGCTGGTCGCCGGGATCGCGATCCTGGTCGTGCTCGCCGTCCGCCTGGGCGCGCGGCCGTTCCTCGACGGGCTGGCGCACACCGACCCGCGTGCACTGGCCGTCGCGCTGGTCGTGACGGCCGCGACGACGGCGTGCTGCGCCCGACGCTGGAGCCTGCTGACGACCGGGCTCGGCATGGCGATCCCGTTCCGCGAGGCCTACCGCGGCTGCTACCGCGCCCAGCTCCTCAACGCGACCCTGCCCGGTGGGGTGCTCGGCGACCTGCACCGCGGCTACCGGCACGGACGGGACGCGGGGGCGCTCGGGCGCGGGCTGCGCTCGGTGGTCTGGGACCGGGCCAGCGGCCAGGTGGTGCAGGTCGCGCTCGCGGCGGCCGCCGTACCTCTGCTGCCGCCGGCGCTGCACGGCTGGGCGCTCGCCGGGCTCGCCGTGCTGGTGCTCCTCGGCCTCGCCCTGCTCGCAGCTGCGCCGGTCCGGCGCGAGGCGGGCACCGCCCTGCACGGGGTGTGGCCGGAGGTGCTGCTGCTCTCCGCGCTCGCGGCCGGCGGCCACGTGCTCGTGTTCCTCGTCGCGGCGCGCACCGCCGGGGTCACCGCGTCCACGCCCCACCTGCTGGCGCTGGCGCTCCTCGTCCTGCTGGCCTCGGCACTCCCGCTGAGCATCGCCGGCTGGGGACCGCGGGAGGGGGCCGCGGCATGGGCGTTCGGGACCGCCGGGCTCGGTGCGACGACCGGCGTCGAGGTCGCGGTCGTCTACGGCGTGATGTCGCTCGTCGCGACCCTGCCCGGCATCCTGGCACTGGAAGGAGGCCCCGCATGGGTCAGCGGCCGTACGTCCTCCTGA
- a CDS encoding zinc-dependent alcohol dehydrogenase encodes MVGEAPSQAAAYWITEPGHGEVRPVPLREPRAGEVLVRTVRSAISRGTESLVHGGRVPASQHAVMRAPFQEGELPGPVKYGYLSVGVVERGPEDLVGRTVFCLHPHQTAYVVPATAVVPVPDGVPAGRAVLAGTVETALNALWDVPPLIGDRITVVGAGLVGCCLARLAAGVPGVRVTLVDTDPGRAEVAAALGVAFAGADDDPGRSDLVVHTSATEAGLRRALELVAPEGTVLDLSWYGDRPVSLPLGEAFHSSRLTLRSSQVGMVAPARRDSRSHRDRLALALELLRDPGFDVLLTGCSPFRELPEVMARIAAGSMPGLCHLIDYSHERPDHEEA; translated from the coding sequence GTGGTCGGCGAGGCACCGAGCCAGGCTGCGGCCTACTGGATCACCGAGCCCGGGCACGGCGAGGTCCGGCCGGTCCCGCTCCGCGAGCCGCGGGCCGGCGAGGTCCTGGTCCGCACGGTGCGCTCTGCGATCAGCCGCGGCACCGAGTCACTGGTCCACGGCGGCCGGGTGCCCGCCAGCCAGCACGCCGTCATGCGCGCGCCCTTCCAGGAGGGCGAGCTGCCGGGCCCGGTGAAGTACGGCTACCTCAGCGTCGGCGTCGTCGAGCGCGGGCCCGAGGACCTCGTGGGTCGCACCGTGTTCTGCCTGCACCCGCACCAGACGGCGTACGTCGTGCCCGCCACGGCGGTCGTGCCCGTCCCCGACGGCGTCCCCGCGGGACGGGCAGTGCTCGCCGGCACCGTCGAGACCGCCCTCAATGCGCTCTGGGACGTCCCGCCGCTGATCGGCGACCGGATCACCGTCGTCGGCGCGGGCCTGGTCGGCTGCTGCCTCGCGCGGCTCGCCGCCGGCGTTCCCGGCGTGCGCGTGACCCTCGTCGACACCGACCCGGGGCGCGCGGAGGTGGCCGCCGCCCTGGGCGTCGCCTTCGCCGGGGCCGACGACGACCCCGGGCGCAGCGACCTGGTCGTGCACACCAGCGCGACCGAGGCCGGGCTGCGGAGAGCCCTCGAGCTGGTCGCGCCGGAGGGCACCGTCCTCGACCTGTCCTGGTACGGCGACCGGCCGGTCAGCCTGCCGCTCGGCGAGGCGTTCCACTCCTCCCGGCTCACCCTGCGCAGCAGCCAGGTCGGCATGGTCGCGCCCGCACGGCGGGACTCGCGCAGCCACCGCGACCGGCTGGCGCTCGCGCTCGAGCTGCTCCGCGACCCGGGCTTCGACGTCCTGCTGACCGGCTGCTCGCCGTTCCGCGAGCTGCCCGAGGTGATGGCGAGGATCGCCGCCGGCTCCATGCCGGGGCTGTGCCACTTGATCGACTACTCCCACGAGCGCCCCGACCACGAGGAGGCCTGA
- a CDS encoding glycosyltransferase yields the protein MRLHVLVPDGVDDPRRPSGGNVYDRRLVAGLTALGHEVREHRVGAVGLDRVLARIPDRAVVLVDGLVASATTCLVEESRRLGVAVLLHMPGSGPAEPTVLRAVAAVVTTSGWSRRWVVDEVGVPADRVHAALPGVDAGPLVPGSAAGSNLLVVGPLTPTKGYGDLLAALAEVRDLAWTCRCVGALDLVPSFVDAFRAEAVRLGVAGRVELTGPLPPAGVEELRSASDLVVAPSHRESYGMALAEGLARGLPAIATDVGGHPEVLGRAGVLVPVGDPAALAAALRSWLGDDRLRARWRVAAARRRQRLGSWAGTASEVERVLNRIAPAAVLMGNG from the coding sequence GTGAGGCTCCACGTCCTGGTGCCCGACGGCGTCGACGACCCGCGGCGGCCGAGCGGCGGGAACGTCTACGACCGCCGGCTGGTCGCAGGGCTGACGGCGCTGGGACACGAGGTGCGCGAGCACCGGGTCGGTGCGGTCGGCCTGGACCGGGTGCTGGCCCGGATCCCCGACCGTGCGGTGGTCCTCGTCGACGGGCTCGTCGCCTCGGCGACCACCTGCCTGGTCGAGGAGAGCCGCCGGCTGGGGGTGGCGGTGCTGCTGCACATGCCGGGCTCCGGACCCGCCGAGCCCACCGTGCTGCGCGCCGTGGCCGCCGTCGTGACGACGAGCGGCTGGTCCCGCCGCTGGGTGGTCGACGAGGTCGGCGTGCCCGCCGACCGGGTGCACGCCGCCCTGCCCGGCGTCGACGCCGGCCCGCTCGTCCCCGGATCGGCCGCGGGCTCGAACCTGCTCGTCGTCGGGCCGCTCACCCCCACCAAGGGGTACGGCGACCTGCTCGCCGCGCTCGCCGAGGTCCGTGACCTCGCCTGGACCTGCCGGTGCGTGGGGGCGCTCGACCTGGTGCCCTCGTTCGTGGACGCCTTCCGGGCGGAGGCCGTCCGGCTCGGCGTCGCCGGCCGGGTCGAGCTCACCGGCCCGCTCCCGCCGGCCGGGGTGGAGGAGCTGCGCTCGGCGAGCGACCTCGTCGTGGCGCCGTCGCACCGGGAGTCCTACGGCATGGCGCTCGCCGAGGGACTGGCCCGCGGCCTGCCGGCGATCGCGACGGACGTCGGCGGGCACCCCGAGGTGCTGGGGAGGGCCGGTGTGCTCGTCCCCGTCGGCGACCCGGCCGCTCTGGCGGCCGCGCTGCGGTCCTGGCTGGGCGATGACCGCCTGCGTGCGCGGTGGCGGGTTGCCGCGGCCCGGCGCCGGCAGCGCCTGGGGTCGTGGGCCGGCACGGCGAGCGAGGTGGAGCGGGTGCTGAACCGGATCGCGCCGGCCGCCGTACTCATGGGCAACGGGTAG
- a CDS encoding 6-pyruvoyl trahydropterin synthase family protein: MFRVTVRDHIMIAHSLTGEVFGPAQRLHGATYVVDATFAGTDLDADGILVDIGRATDVVREVLGRLHYRNLDDEDLLAGQNSSTEVLARWVADRLAERAGSGDLGPGGRTLATITVTLHESHVAWASYERSL; encoded by the coding sequence ATGTTCCGGGTGACCGTCCGCGACCACATCATGATCGCGCACAGCCTGACCGGAGAGGTGTTCGGACCTGCGCAGCGGCTGCACGGCGCGACGTACGTCGTCGACGCGACCTTCGCCGGCACCGACCTCGACGCCGACGGGATCCTCGTCGACATCGGCCGCGCCACCGACGTCGTGCGGGAGGTGCTCGGGCGGCTGCACTACCGCAACCTCGACGACGAGGACCTGCTCGCCGGGCAGAACAGCTCGACCGAGGTGCTCGCCCGCTGGGTGGCCGACCGGCTGGCCGAGCGCGCCGGCTCCGGCGACCTCGGCCCGGGTGGCCGGACGCTCGCGACGATCACGGTGACGCTGCACGAGTCGCACGTCGCGTGGGCCAGCTACGAGCGGTCGCTGTGA
- a CDS encoding oxygenase MpaB family protein, with protein sequence MFGVQTRKQMLAAYEPMADYGFLGPESVSWKVWSHPTSYVLGFARAVTIEHFDPNLAAAVVQSGGVKYRPSTRYGRTLRYFAMQLFGGAEQTARAADVLVKVHSKAVGHDPVTGSTYDANSSSSQLWIHVTAWHSILKCYEMFGPGKLTEAEEDRFWAECAEIAQLQTIDPAQVPTTRAEVHRYFEQWRPRLAASEAAQDMIHFIIPLDVALPPSMPGWQKRLLAPAMWLMSKGVISTYPRYMRDMANLQQGRVVDLVALVGNKALHKLFERSMNARLALFELLAPQAVEIAAPAILGIPPRSDRVWGVREAQAHFGFDIPAEAHHDVREKQRDRVFKQGVKPSDEGLVESEQHIGAMDPAHVPATSGAAGF encoded by the coding sequence ATGTTCGGTGTCCAGACCCGCAAGCAGATGCTCGCCGCCTACGAGCCGATGGCCGACTACGGCTTCCTCGGGCCCGAGTCGGTGTCGTGGAAGGTGTGGTCGCACCCGACGTCGTACGTCCTCGGCTTCGCGCGTGCCGTGACCATCGAGCACTTCGACCCCAACCTCGCGGCCGCGGTCGTGCAGTCCGGCGGCGTGAAGTACCGGCCCTCGACCCGTTACGGCCGCACCCTGCGCTACTTCGCGATGCAGCTCTTCGGTGGCGCAGAGCAGACCGCCAGGGCGGCCGACGTGCTGGTCAAGGTGCACTCGAAGGCGGTCGGGCACGACCCCGTCACCGGCAGCACGTACGACGCCAACAGCTCCTCCTCCCAGCTGTGGATCCACGTGACCGCCTGGCACTCGATCCTCAAGTGCTACGAGATGTTCGGCCCCGGCAAGCTGACGGAGGCCGAGGAGGACCGGTTCTGGGCCGAGTGCGCCGAGATCGCCCAGCTGCAGACGATCGACCCCGCGCAGGTGCCGACCACGCGCGCCGAGGTGCACCGCTACTTCGAGCAGTGGCGTCCGCGCCTGGCCGCCTCCGAGGCCGCGCAGGACATGATCCACTTCATCATCCCGCTCGACGTCGCGCTGCCGCCGAGCATGCCGGGCTGGCAGAAGAGGCTGCTCGCGCCGGCCATGTGGCTGATGAGCAAGGGCGTCATCTCGACCTACCCGAGGTACATGCGCGACATGGCGAACCTGCAGCAGGGGCGTGTGGTCGACCTCGTCGCTCTGGTCGGCAACAAGGCGCTGCACAAGCTGTTCGAGCGCTCGATGAACGCCCGCCTGGCACTGTTCGAGCTGCTCGCGCCGCAGGCCGTGGAGATCGCCGCGCCCGCCATCCTCGGCATCCCTCCGAGGAGCGACCGGGTGTGGGGCGTGCGCGAGGCGCAGGCGCACTTCGGCTTCGACATCCCGGCCGAGGCGCACCACGACGTACGCGAGAAGCAGCGCGACCGGGTGTTCAAGCAGGGCGTGAAGCCCTCGGACGAGGGGCTGGTCGAGTCCGAGCAGCACATCGGGGCGATGGACCCGGCTCATGTTCCTGCAACGTCGGGAGCTGCCGGTTTCTGA